In a genomic window of Coprococcus eutactus:
- a CDS encoding glycoside hydrolase family 53 protein, protein MADYIKGVDLSAVVEVEELGARYYDNGVQGDIFDILKNYGVNSVRLRLWNDPYTEDGVPYGAGTNDLEVYKKLAKRAMDHGMSILLDYHYSDFWADPGKQRVPKAWRGMDADQLEQAVYDYTRETLLEMKAAGVLPQLVQVGNELTNGLMWPLGQKPEYDNIAKFVSAGIRAVRSVDSDIPVMIHLDNGGNNPMYVDWFDHYMERGEDFDIIGMSYYPFWHGTMKELETNMRDMADRYGKKIVIAEVSMGFTMEDYAEYEKLGPDDRKGYATKPSLVENLDYPMTPEGQADFMNDIMKLIDDVPGGDGFYYWEAGWIPVPGSGWATEGALSYIEESGPCGNEWANQALFDYDGHALPALKTIRDYKPAHDDYPLK, encoded by the coding sequence ATGGCAGATTATATAAAGGGCGTGGATCTCTCCGCTGTTGTCGAGGTTGAAGAGCTGGGTGCGAGATATTATGACAATGGTGTGCAGGGAGATATATTTGACATACTTAAGAACTATGGTGTTAATTCTGTGAGACTTCGTCTGTGGAATGATCCGTACACGGAGGACGGCGTACCTTATGGCGCGGGCACAAATGACCTTGAGGTGTACAAAAAACTCGCGAAGCGCGCTATGGATCATGGAATGAGCATTCTGCTTGATTATCACTACAGTGATTTCTGGGCTGACCCGGGCAAGCAGAGGGTGCCGAAGGCGTGGAGAGGCATGGATGCGGATCAGCTTGAGCAGGCTGTGTACGACTACACAAGGGAGACTCTTTTAGAGATGAAGGCTGCGGGCGTTCTCCCTCAGCTTGTTCAGGTTGGAAACGAGCTTACAAACGGACTGATGTGGCCGCTTGGGCAGAAACCAGAATATGACAATATCGCAAAGTTTGTGAGCGCCGGAATAAGGGCGGTCAGATCGGTTGACTCTGATATTCCGGTCATGATACATCTCGACAATGGCGGCAACAATCCTATGTATGTGGACTGGTTTGACCACTACATGGAAAGAGGAGAAGATTTTGATATAATCGGAATGTCGTATTATCCGTTCTGGCATGGAACCATGAAGGAGCTAGAGACAAATATGCGGGATATGGCGGATAGATATGGCAAAAAGATAGTTATCGCTGAGGTTTCCATGGGATTTACCATGGAGGACTACGCAGAATATGAGAAACTGGGACCTGACGATAGAAAGGGCTATGCCACAAAGCCTTCACTGGTGGAGAATCTTGACTACCCTATGACACCTGAGGGGCAGGCGGATTTCATGAACGACATAATGAAACTGATAGATGATGTTCCTGGTGGCGATGGCTTTTATTATTGGGAGGCAGGCTGGATACCGGTGCCGGGAAGCGGCTGGGCTACGGAAGGTGCTCTGTCATACATAGAGGAGTCTGGACCATGCGGAAATGAATGGGCAAATCAGGCACTTTTTGACTATGATGGACATGCTCTGCCGGCACTTAAGACTATACGTGATTACAAGCCGGCGCATGACGACTATCCACTTAAGTAA
- a CDS encoding diguanylate cyclase domain-containing protein has translation MKKVALFMDGWKRYFTYAWPLGFMQKIKEARADVNLYIFNSNGNWNRDDGYSYGEYNIYNLPELTDFDGIIISVNNIKYPEVTAELLDRIRKSGVPAISLETAFDGLHFVGIDNYDAMYDMTRHMIEKHGAKKVWYLAGPKDNYEAQERCRAFRDCMDEYGLTVDDEDVLFGDFGFNDGVMGLEELLRAHGHTCIKHEKDGPDYGGPAEVYGEITSGSFADSAPDAEASNNEEMDDRRLEEREIVRKILPDAIICANDNLAVGVCNRAEALGLSVPNDFKVTGFDNFDKAAYYTPRITTVSRIREKIGAAAAEIMLNIWAGNNPDTSSYIDYNCIFTESCGCGADAMLNGRQYLKNYIMGVVEREEIDESTLDFTHLLSKCKDYSELYPCVQSSYSQAECKKCVMVVDRSLVEMGGAGPTLSAAYDEDVFAVKGYPQRMQIVYRQGIADDGDDTYHSMFPLLDDEVGGNIFLFAPFHFGEKAVGFCCVENGYYLMDKQLWSTVMSEVNVAMINLFNKWRLEQINQELTAISIKDPLTQIYNREGMRQIAAKAFDKAAGQGRALLIMFADMDKLKYINDTYGHEYGDKAIRSAARAIAGGGGISSIPVRYGGDEFVSISIYDEAEPPEERKTAILEKAREIVAQEKLPFALEFSIGYVITDPNSDKTLEEYVREADHSMYQEKIQRRVSR, from the coding sequence ATGAAAAAAGTAGCATTGTTCATGGATGGCTGGAAGAGGTATTTCACCTATGCCTGGCCGCTGGGATTTATGCAGAAGATAAAGGAAGCCAGGGCTGATGTGAATCTGTACATATTCAACAGCAATGGCAATTGGAACAGGGACGACGGTTACAGCTATGGAGAATACAATATATATAATCTTCCGGAGCTGACGGACTTTGATGGGATCATAATATCTGTCAACAATATCAAATATCCGGAAGTCACGGCGGAACTGCTGGACAGAATAAGGAAGAGCGGAGTTCCGGCTATAAGCCTCGAGACTGCTTTTGACGGTCTGCATTTTGTGGGTATAGACAATTATGATGCCATGTATGACATGACTCGGCATATGATAGAGAAACACGGTGCGAAGAAGGTGTGGTATCTTGCCGGACCGAAGGACAACTATGAGGCTCAGGAGAGATGCCGGGCATTCAGGGACTGTATGGATGAATATGGCCTGACTGTGGATGATGAGGATGTCCTGTTTGGAGATTTTGGTTTTAATGATGGTGTGATGGGCCTTGAGGAGCTGCTCAGAGCACATGGACATACGTGTATAAAACACGAGAAGGACGGACCGGATTACGGCGGCCCTGCGGAGGTGTACGGTGAGATAACCAGTGGCAGTTTTGCGGATTCTGCTCCGGATGCCGAGGCTTCGAATAATGAGGAGATGGATGATAGAAGGCTGGAAGAACGAGAGATAGTGAGGAAGATCCTTCCAGATGCAATAATCTGTGCAAATGACAACCTGGCGGTGGGTGTGTGCAACAGAGCAGAAGCACTTGGACTTTCGGTGCCAAATGATTTTAAGGTTACGGGATTTGACAACTTTGATAAGGCTGCGTACTATACGCCGCGTATAACAACGGTGAGCAGGATCCGTGAGAAGATTGGAGCTGCGGCTGCAGAGATCATGCTGAATATCTGGGCGGGAAACAATCCGGATACCAGCTCTTATATAGATTATAATTGTATATTCACGGAGAGCTGTGGCTGTGGCGCGGATGCTATGCTGAACGGCAGACAGTACCTGAAGAATTATATAATGGGAGTTGTGGAACGCGAGGAGATAGATGAGAGCACGCTGGATTTCACGCATTTGCTCAGCAAATGCAAGGATTACAGTGAACTGTATCCGTGCGTTCAGTCCTCATATTCACAGGCAGAGTGTAAGAAATGCGTTATGGTTGTCGACAGATCTCTTGTGGAGATGGGGGGAGCTGGCCCGACTCTCTCAGCAGCATACGATGAGGATGTATTTGCTGTGAAGGGCTATCCTCAGAGAATGCAGATCGTGTACAGGCAGGGCATAGCGGATGACGGTGACGATACATACCATAGTATGTTTCCTCTTCTGGATGATGAGGTAGGAGGCAATATATTTTTATTTGCGCCATTTCATTTTGGAGAAAAGGCAGTTGGGTTCTGCTGTGTCGAAAATGGATATTACCTTATGGATAAGCAGCTTTGGTCAACTGTAATGAGTGAAGTGAATGTAGCCATGATAAATCTGTTCAACAAATGGAGACTCGAGCAGATCAATCAGGAGCTTACGGCAATATCCATAAAGGATCCACTTACCCAGATATACAACAGGGAGGGTATGAGACAGATCGCCGCAAAGGCATTTGACAAGGCTGCGGGCCAGGGCAGGGCACTTCTCATAATGTTTGCCGATATGGACAAGCTCAAATATATAAATGACACTTATGGTCACGAGTACGGAGACAAAGCTATAAGGAGTGCCGCAAGAGCCATAGCAGGCGGAGGCGGAATAAGCAGTATTCCGGTTAGATACGGCGGAGATGAATTTGTATCCATATCTATATACGATGAGGCGGAACCCCCTGAGGAAAGAAAGACGGCAATCCTTGAGAAAGCCAGGGAGATAGTTGCGCAGGAGAAGCTTCCGTTTGCCCTGGAGTTTAGTATAGGTTATGTTATAACAGACCCGAATAGTGATAAAACCCTTGAGGAGTATGTGAGGGAGGCGGATCACAGCATGTATCAGGAGAAGATACAGAGAAGGGTAAGCAGATAA